A part of Corynebacterium afermentans subsp. lipophilum genomic DNA contains:
- a CDS encoding penicillin-binding protein — protein sequence MSALKSLGSLLAALVAAALAIALCLAPVAGLGGAAVARTDETMQSNLSDLTHGEVPGVTTINDATGAPMAWIFKQRRYEVASDGISQHVKDALVATEDRRFYQHEGVDMQGFARAMVTNVLAGGVEQGASTINQQYVKNYLWLIDAENEEEANAATEQSIPRKLREMRMASDLDKTLEKDEVLTRYLNLVSFGNHAFGIEAAALTYFDMPARDLKPEQAALLVGILQSVEALNPYTNPEGATQRRNVVLNNMAAQGYLDQAEADRLAGTPLGILEQPKTLPQGCIAAGDKGFMCDYALRYLEDKGLDTETILNGSYTITTTLDPAVQQVANNAVRNNVSPYAPGVAEVMNIVRPGADSRDILAMASSRFYGLDLDQSQTILPQPASLVGAGAGSVFKIFTAAAALEQGYGLNTMLETPARSVLYGMGGGGAANCPPGAYCVENAGTYAPRMTLQDALAQSPNTTFVELIQKTGVAPVVDLAVRLGLRSYADENSFGDGRSIAQAAKDENMGAFTLGPLAVNALELSNVGATLASGGRWCEPNPIKEVLDQHGKQVFIDRPACEQAVTPEVAGALSHGMSKDVIDGTASASARNNGWSAQTAAKTGTTESHHSTAFLGFTRGMAAAPYIYNDGVQSTPLCTQPVRQCQYGTLFGGNEAADTWFQAAAGVPGAAAGGLPPASPEHVRGTKRGALDAVVGQYSSAAKSQLEAQGYTVTLNTVNGAGAPAGTVVSAIQDGPNATVTLNISDGAGASPTASPAASPAPTSPTAPPPPSPAPPPGIEGLEQSLNDARDAIADAFGVGNDGAPN from the coding sequence GTGTCCGCACTGAAATCCCTAGGAAGCCTGCTGGCCGCGCTCGTTGCCGCGGCGCTGGCCATTGCCCTGTGCCTCGCTCCTGTCGCAGGTCTGGGCGGCGCCGCCGTCGCCCGCACCGACGAGACGATGCAGTCGAACCTCTCCGACCTCACGCACGGCGAAGTCCCCGGCGTCACCACGATCAACGACGCCACCGGCGCCCCCATGGCCTGGATTTTCAAGCAACGCCGCTACGAGGTGGCCAGCGACGGGATCTCCCAGCACGTCAAAGACGCCCTGGTGGCAACGGAGGACCGCCGCTTCTACCAGCACGAAGGCGTGGACATGCAAGGCTTCGCCCGCGCGATGGTGACCAACGTGCTCGCAGGCGGTGTGGAGCAGGGTGCATCCACAATCAACCAGCAGTACGTGAAGAACTACCTCTGGCTCATCGACGCGGAAAACGAGGAAGAGGCCAACGCCGCCACCGAGCAGTCCATCCCGCGCAAGCTGCGCGAGATGCGCATGGCCTCCGACCTGGACAAGACGTTGGAAAAGGACGAGGTGCTGACCAGGTACCTCAACCTCGTTTCCTTTGGCAATCACGCCTTCGGCATCGAGGCGGCGGCGCTGACGTACTTCGACATGCCTGCCCGCGACCTCAAGCCGGAACAGGCCGCGCTCCTGGTGGGCATCCTGCAGTCTGTCGAAGCGCTCAATCCGTACACCAACCCGGAGGGAGCCACCCAGCGCCGCAACGTTGTTTTGAACAACATGGCAGCCCAGGGCTACCTGGACCAGGCGGAAGCGGACCGCTTGGCCGGCACTCCGCTGGGCATCCTGGAGCAGCCGAAGACGCTGCCGCAGGGCTGCATCGCCGCCGGCGACAAGGGGTTCATGTGCGACTACGCCCTGCGCTACCTGGAGGACAAGGGGCTGGACACGGAGACCATCCTCAACGGCTCTTACACCATCACCACCACCTTGGATCCGGCGGTGCAGCAGGTGGCCAACAATGCGGTTCGCAACAACGTCAGCCCCTACGCCCCGGGTGTGGCCGAGGTGATGAACATCGTCCGCCCCGGCGCTGATTCCCGCGACATTTTGGCCATGGCGTCCTCGCGCTTCTACGGCCTGGACCTGGACCAGAGCCAGACGATCCTGCCGCAGCCGGCGTCGCTGGTGGGTGCCGGCGCAGGTTCAGTGTTCAAGATCTTCACTGCCGCCGCGGCACTGGAGCAGGGCTACGGTTTGAACACAATGCTGGAAACGCCGGCGCGCTCGGTGCTCTACGGCATGGGCGGCGGCGGCGCAGCCAACTGCCCGCCGGGCGCGTACTGCGTGGAAAACGCTGGCACCTACGCCCCGCGTATGACGCTGCAGGATGCGTTGGCGCAGTCGCCGAACACCACCTTTGTGGAGCTGATCCAGAAAACCGGCGTGGCTCCGGTGGTTGACCTGGCGGTGCGCCTGGGCTTGCGCTCGTACGCGGACGAGAACTCGTTCGGCGACGGCCGCTCCATCGCCCAGGCGGCGAAGGATGAGAACATGGGTGCCTTCACCTTGGGCCCGCTGGCGGTCAACGCGCTGGAGCTGTCCAACGTGGGCGCCACCTTGGCCTCTGGCGGGCGCTGGTGCGAGCCGAACCCGATCAAGGAAGTGCTGGATCAGCACGGCAAGCAGGTCTTCATCGACCGCCCCGCCTGCGAGCAGGCCGTCACGCCGGAGGTCGCCGGCGCCCTGTCGCACGGCATGTCCAAGGACGTTATCGACGGCACCGCGTCCGCCTCAGCCCGCAACAACGGCTGGTCCGCCCAAACGGCCGCGAAGACCGGCACGACGGAGTCCCACCACTCCACCGCGTTTTTGGGATTCACCCGCGGCATGGCGGCAGCGCCGTACATTTACAACGACGGCGTGCAGTCCACCCCGCTTTGCACCCAGCCTGTGCGCCAGTGCCAGTACGGCACCCTGTTCGGCGGCAACGAGGCCGCCGACACCTGGTTCCAGGCTGCGGCCGGGGTGCCGGGTGCCGCGGCGGGCGGTCTGCCGCCTGCGAGCCCGGAGCACGTGCGCGGGACCAAGCGCGGGGCGCTGGACGCGGTGGTCGGCCAGTACTCCTCCGCCGCGAAGTCCCAGCTTGAGGCGCAGGGGTACACGGTCACGTTGAACACGGTTAACGGCGCCGGCGCGCCGGCTGGCACGGTGGTCTCTGCGATCCAGGACGGCCCGAATGCCACGGTGACCCTCAACATCTCTGACGGCGCCGGCGCCAGCCCCACCGCGTCGCCGGCCGCCTCGCCGGCGCCCACGTCGCCGACCGCGCCGCCTCCGCCAAGCCCCGCTCCCCCACCGGGTATCGAGGGGCTCGAGCAATCGCTCAACGACGCCCGCGATGCCATCGCCGACGCTTTCGGCGTCGGCAACGACGGGGCCCCGAACTAG
- a CDS encoding WhiB family transcriptional regulator, whose protein sequence is MSTALGNRTQRNAQRTTSRKCDASGHLVFDRGDWVTHAQCRGKDPDALFVRGAEQRKAAAICRACPVLTECRADALDNKVEFGVWGGLTERQRRAVLRKNPHVTDWAEHLSAGGEVIGL, encoded by the coding sequence ATGAGCACGGCTTTGGGTAACAGGACGCAACGAAACGCACAACGGACCACGTCCCGCAAGTGCGACGCATCCGGACATCTCGTTTTTGACCGGGGGGATTGGGTAACCCACGCACAGTGCCGCGGCAAGGACCCGGACGCCTTGTTCGTGCGCGGCGCGGAGCAGCGCAAGGCGGCCGCGATCTGCCGCGCGTGCCCGGTGCTCACCGAGTGCCGAGCGGACGCGCTGGATAACAAGGTCGAGTTCGGCGTCTGGGGCGGGCTGACGGAGCGTCAGCGCCGCGCGGTGCTGCGGAAGAACCCGCACGTGACCGACTGGGCGGAGCACCTGTCTGCCGGCGGCGAAGTTATCGGCCTGTAG
- a CDS encoding DUF4177 domain-containing protein — protein MTKWEYATVPLLTHATKQILDTWGEDGWELVSVVPGPTQDNVVAYMKREVE, from the coding sequence ATGACGAAATGGGAGTACGCAACGGTTCCGTTGCTCACGCACGCCACCAAGCAAATTCTGGACACCTGGGGCGAGGACGGCTGGGAGCTCGTCTCCGTCGTTCCGGGCCCAACCCAGGACAATGTTGTCGCTTACATGAAGCGGGAGGTCGAGTAA
- a CDS encoding RidA family protein, giving the protein MWTDRLKELDIELPAVAAPVAAYVPAVQAGNQVWTSGQLPFTDGKLPATGKVGAEVTEEAAYGYARQAALNAIAAVDDLVGIDNVARVLKIVGFVASDPAFTGQPAVINGASELMQEVFGEAGAHARSAVGVAALPMDTPVEVELVVELKS; this is encoded by the coding sequence ATGTGGACTGACCGTCTGAAGGAGCTGGACATCGAGCTGCCCGCCGTCGCCGCGCCTGTGGCGGCGTACGTGCCCGCTGTCCAGGCCGGCAACCAGGTGTGGACGTCCGGCCAGCTGCCGTTTACCGACGGCAAGCTGCCCGCCACCGGAAAGGTCGGCGCGGAAGTCACCGAGGAGGCCGCCTACGGCTACGCCCGCCAGGCCGCGCTCAACGCGATCGCCGCGGTGGACGACCTCGTGGGCATCGACAACGTCGCGCGTGTGCTCAAGATCGTCGGTTTTGTCGCCTCTGACCCGGCGTTTACCGGCCAGCCAGCCGTGATCAACGGTGCCTCCGAGCTCATGCAGGAGGTCTTCGGCGAGGCCGGCGCGCACGCCCGGTCCGCAGTGGGCGTGGCTGCGCTGCCGATGGACACGCCGGTCGAGGTCGAGCTCGTCGTCGAGCTGAAGAGCTAG
- a CDS encoding MBL fold metallo-hydrolase, with product MQHPAYSQLRPVTANAAVVLAPNPSYAALEGTNSWVIRGEGDQRSIVVDPGPEDEGHLNVLHAKAGEVALILLTHRHHDHADGAERFRQLTGAPVRSLDPQYSSGADPLVDGEVVAVDGITPRLKAVATPGHTSDSVCFFVYPGDPDSTELEGIITGDTIAGRHTTMISETDGDLGKYLDSLELLEEQGKDIPLLPGHGPEGADLSAYARKYIDRRNQRLEQIREALKTHGENADINTLVDAIYDDVDPVLRGAAEQSTRVALRYLKAAP from the coding sequence ATGCAACATCCCGCTTACAGCCAACTGCGCCCTGTGACCGCCAACGCCGCGGTGGTCCTGGCGCCGAACCCCAGCTACGCGGCGCTCGAGGGGACCAACTCCTGGGTGATCAGGGGTGAGGGGGATCAGCGAAGCATCGTCGTTGATCCGGGTCCGGAGGACGAGGGCCACCTCAACGTCCTCCACGCCAAGGCGGGGGAGGTGGCGCTGATTTTGCTGACGCACCGCCACCACGATCACGCTGATGGCGCGGAGCGTTTCCGCCAGCTCACGGGCGCGCCGGTTCGCTCGCTGGATCCGCAGTACAGCTCGGGGGCCGATCCGCTTGTCGACGGCGAAGTGGTCGCCGTCGACGGCATTACCCCACGCCTGAAGGCCGTGGCCACCCCGGGCCACACCAGCGATTCCGTGTGCTTCTTCGTCTACCCGGGCGACCCGGACTCCACCGAGCTGGAGGGCATCATCACCGGCGACACCATCGCCGGCCGCCACACCACCATGATTTCGGAGACCGACGGCGACCTGGGCAAGTACCTGGATTCCCTGGAGCTGCTGGAAGAGCAGGGCAAGGACATCCCGCTGCTGCCGGGCCACGGCCCCGAGGGCGCGGACCTGTCGGCCTATGCCCGCAAGTACATCGACCGTCGCAACCAGCGCCTGGAGCAGATCCGCGAGGCACTGAAGACCCACGGTGAAAACGCCGACATCAACACGCTCGTCGACGCCATCTACGACGACGTCGACCCGGTGCTGCGCGGCGCCGCTGAG